A portion of the Carcharodon carcharias isolate sCarCar2 chromosome 18, sCarCar2.pri, whole genome shotgun sequence genome contains these proteins:
- the LOC121290761 gene encoding lysozyme C-1-like, whose amino-acid sequence MKILLILSALLAVASPYTYQKCELARVLQSNGLDGYQGYSLANWVCLVQYESTYNTQAIGHNRKRGKIVSSDYGLFQINSYWWCDDGQTPNTHNGCRKNCADFLNNDINDDIVCARRVVRDRQGMNAWYGWKNNCKGQDLSHFLDGCNI is encoded by the exons ATGAAGATCCTTTTAATTCTCAGTGCTCTGCTCGCAGTTGCAAGTCCTTACACCTATCAGAAATGCGAACTTGCTCGTGTTTTACAAAGCAATGGATTGGATGGGTACCAGGGTTACAGTCTGGCAAACT GGGTGTGTTTGGTTCAATATGAAAGCACTTATAATACACAAGCAATTGGACACAATAGGAAACGTGGAAAGATTGTATCATCAGACTACGGGCTCTTTCAGATCAACAGCTACTGGTGGTGTGATGATGGTCAGACCCCAAACACACATAACGGGTGTCGCAAGAATTGTGCTG ATTTTCTCAATAATGACATCAACGATGACATTGTGTGTGCAAGAAGGGTAGTAAGAGATCGCCAAGGAATGAATGCCTG GTATGGCTGGAAGAATAACTGCAAGGGCCAAGATCTTAGCCATTTTCTGGATGGCTGTAACATATAA